One genomic window of Indioceanicola profundi includes the following:
- a CDS encoding zinc ABC transporter substrate-binding protein, which yields MPIRLAPLLALPLLAGFLLAGPARAEAPPPDVVVTVKPLHSLTAAVMQGIGTPHLLVRGAASPHAFSLKPSDARALDGAELVVWVGPPLEAFLERPLTSLAGDADILTLADVPGMELAQNRVGDAWGGGGHGHDHAAHGTDHHHQAGEVDGHIWLDPHNAKRIVAAVADALVRIDPARADTYRANAQDAAERLDTLDREMAANLEPVKDRPFVTFHDAYQYLERRYGLNAVGAITVSPDQRPGARHVAELRNRIRTLQAACVFAEPQFEPALVRTVAEGTDARTGVLDPEGANLTEGPDLYFELMRSNAGALAECLAGS from the coding sequence ATGCCGATCCGTCTCGCCCCGCTCCTGGCCCTGCCGCTGTTGGCGGGATTTCTGCTGGCCGGGCCGGCGCGGGCCGAAGCGCCGCCGCCGGACGTGGTGGTCACGGTAAAGCCGCTGCACTCCCTGACCGCCGCCGTGATGCAGGGCATCGGCACGCCGCATCTGCTGGTCCGCGGCGCGGCCAGCCCGCATGCCTTCTCCCTGAAGCCGTCCGATGCGCGGGCGCTTGACGGGGCGGAACTGGTGGTCTGGGTCGGCCCGCCGCTGGAGGCATTCCTGGAACGGCCGCTGACCAGTCTGGCGGGCGACGCCGACATCCTGACCCTGGCCGACGTTCCGGGGATGGAGCTGGCGCAGAACCGTGTGGGCGATGCCTGGGGCGGCGGCGGTCACGGCCACGACCATGCCGCGCACGGGACGGATCATCACCACCAGGCGGGCGAGGTGGATGGGCATATCTGGCTGGACCCGCACAATGCCAAGCGCATCGTGGCTGCTGTCGCCGACGCCCTGGTCCGGATCGATCCCGCCCGCGCCGACACCTACCGGGCCAACGCGCAGGACGCGGCCGAACGGCTCGACACGCTGGACCGGGAGATGGCGGCGAATCTGGAACCGGTGAAGGACCGGCCCTTCGTCACCTTCCACGATGCCTACCAGTATCTGGAGCGGCGCTACGGGCTGAACGCCGTGGGCGCCATCACCGTCAGCCCCGACCAGCGTCCCGGCGCCCGCCATGTGGCGGAGCTGCGCAACCGCATCAGGACGCTTCAGGCCGCCTGCGTCTTCGCCGAGCCGCAGTTCGAGCCGGCGCTGGTCCGCACCGTGGCGGAAGGCACCGATGCCCGCACCGGCGTGCTGGACCCGGAGGGGGCGAACCTGACGGAGGGGCCGGATCTGTATTTCGAGCTGATGCGCTCCAATGCCGGCGCGCTGGCGGAGTGTCTTGCCGGTTCCTGA